From Medicago truncatula cultivar Jemalong A17 chromosome 7, MtrunA17r5.0-ANR, whole genome shotgun sequence, a single genomic window includes:
- the LOC120577001 gene encoding uncharacterized protein, which produces MAEERTLKEYSIPSSDEPCTIIVYPTIQGSNFKIKPALLILVQQNQFSGSPSEDPNLHISTFWRLSVTCKDDQETVRLHLFPFSLKDKASNWFNSLKPGSITSWDQLRREFLCRFFPPSKTAQLRGKLYQFTQKNGESLFDVWERFKEILRRCPHHGLEKWLIIHTFYNGLTSSTKLTIDAAAGGALMNKDFTTAYALIENMALNLFQWTEEKATIDPSPSKKEAGMDETSSIDYLSTKGNALSQRLDRMSTPTFSPPCEACGLSSHSNTDCNLSSVEQLNFVQNGQRLQELKDQTRLLNNSLATLTTKIDSISSHNKISETQLSQVVRKVDHPNKMNAVTLRSGKPLEDPIRRTETNDSEKEIREPPSRETRAEREEPRVEENTPPPFKPKIPFPQRFAKSKLDEQFKKFIEMMNKIYIDVPFTEVLTQMPTYAKFLKEILYKKRKIEERSEVVKKAMCDLGASVSLMPLSLYERLGIGELKSTRMTLQLADRSVKYPAGIIEDVPVKVGEVYIPADFVVMEMEEDNQVPILLGRPFLATAGAIIDVKKGKLAFNVGKETVEFELAKLMKGPSIKDSCCMIDIIDHCVKECSLASTTHDGLEVCLVNNAGTKLEGEAKAYEELLDRTPPMKGLSVEELVKEEPTLLPKEAPKVELKTLPSNLRYEFLGPNSTYPVIVNASLDEVETEKLLYVLKKYPKAIGYTIDDI; this is translated from the exons ATGGCTGAGGAACGCACTCTTAAGGAGTATTCGATCCCTTCTTCGGATGAGCCATGCACTATTATAGTCTACCCAACAATTCAAGGtagcaacttcaaaataaaacctgcactACTTATTCTGGTGCAACAAAACCAGTTCTCTGGATCACCTTCCGAGGACCCAAATTTACATATCTCAACCTTTTGGAGACTTAGTGTAACTTGCAAGGACGACCAAGAAACCGTCAGGCTacatctcttccctttttctctaaaagataAAGCCAGCAATTGGTTCAACTCTTTGAAACCTGGTTCCATTACCTCATGGGACCAACTGAGGCGAGAGTTCCTTTGCCGTTTCTTTCCCCCATCCAAAACTGCCCAACTTAGGGGAAAGCTTTACCAATTTACTCAAAAGAACGGGGAATCTCTTTTCGATGTGTGGGAAcgttttaaagaaatacttagACGTTGTCCCCATCACGGTCTAGAAAAATGGTTAatcatccacaccttttataatggtctaaCATCTAGCACTAAATTGActattgatgcagctgcaggtggtgccCTAATGAACAAAGACTTCACAACAGCTTATGCGTTAATTGAGAACATGGCTCTAAACCTCTTCCAATGGACAGAAGAAAAAGCAACCATCGAtccttcaccctctaaaaaagaggcaggtatggatGAAACCTCTTCCATTGACTATTTATCTACCAAGGGGAATGCATTATCTCAAAGACTTGATCGCATGAGCACACCTACCTTCTCACCTCCTTGTGAAGCATGTGGCCTATCTAGTCATTCTAACACCGATTGCAACCTAAGTAGTGTTGAGCAGTTAAATTTTGTTCAGAATggccaaaga CTCCAAGAGCTCAAGGATCAAACTagacttttgaacaactctctTGCTACTCTCACAACAAAGATAGACTCCATCTCCTCTCACAACAAAATTTCTGAAACTCAGCTCTCCCAGGTAGTTCGTAAAGTTGACCACCCCAATAAAATGAATGCTGTTACACTTAGGAGTGGTAAGCCACTCGAAGACCCCATAAGGAGAACCGAGACCAATGACAGTGAGAAAGAAATCCGCGAACCACCATCTAGGGAAACCAGGGCAGAAAGAGAGGAACCACGAGTTGAGGAAAACACGCCACCTCCCTTTAAGCCAAAAATCCCCTTCCCACAAAGGTTTGCCAAATCAAAGCTCGATGAGCAATTCAAAAAGTTCATAGAGATGATGAACAAGATATATATTGATGTGCCATTTACCGAGGTCCTAACCCAAATGCCCACAtatgctaaatttttgaaagaaatcctctataaaaaaagaaagattgagGAAA GGTCGGAAGTTGTGAAGAAAGCTATGTGTGATCTAGGAGCCAGTGTCAGCCTAATGCCCTTATCACTTTATGAGAGGTTGGGAATAGGGGAACTTAAATCAACAAGGATGACCCTACAACTAGCAGACCGTTCTGTTAAGTATCCAGCTGGAATCATAGAAGATGTCCCCGTTAAGGTAGGAGAGGTATATATCCCCGCTGATTTTGTTGTGATGGAAATGGAAGAAGACAATCAGGTACCAATTCTTTTGGGAAGACCTTTCCTTGCCACTGCAGGAGCTATCATTGATGTAAAAAAGGGTAAGCTTGCCTTCAATGTAGGTAAGGAaactgttgaatttgaacttgctaaactAATGAAAGGTCCCTCCATTAAGgactcttgttgcatgatagaCATAATCGACCATTGCGTGAAAGAATGCTCTTTAGCATCAACTACACATGATGGTTTGGAAGTATGCTTGGTTAACAATGCAGGTACAAAACTGGAAGGGGAGGCAAAAGCTTATGAAGAACTGTTAGATAGAACTCCTCCAATGAAAGGTCTAAGTGTGGAGGAGTTAGTAAAAGAAGAACCAACACTTCTACCCAAGGAGGCACCGAAAGTAGAACTCAAAACACTTCCATCAAATCTAAGGTATGAATTCTTGGGCCCTAACTCCACTTATCCTGTTATTGTAAATGCAAGTCTCGATGAAGTAGAAACTGAAAAATTGctttatgtcctcaagaaatATCCTAAAGCCATAGGTTACACCATTGATGACATTTAA